The following nucleotide sequence is from Salvia miltiorrhiza cultivar Shanhuang (shh) chromosome 7, IMPLAD_Smil_shh, whole genome shotgun sequence.
AGGAAGAAGGCGATTGAAAGTGCTTTTGCAAGTCTGATTACTAGATACTTTTTAACTTacatttttctttcaataagtAAAAAATTTAGGGTTAATCATTGCGTTCCCAACTTTTagcattttcaaaaaaatatccCCAACTAACGTTTTCACTTCAGAAATCCTCAACTTTGGACAAAGTTTGATTTATGTCCTGCCTTACAAAATCCGGCGACATAATAATGAGTCGCCCAGCCAGGATATGCATtgttcaacataaaaataaaattacaaaaaaacccAAATCCTTGAGAATCCACGTAAGAATCTGATGAGGTGTCTCATCATTCCGCCGTATTTTGTAAGGCAAGATTTAAATCAAACCTTTTCCAAAGTTGAAGGTTTTCGAAGTGAAAACGTAAGTTGGGGACCTTTTTGGGAAACTGCTGAAAGTTGGGGATACAATAAATAAGCATATATGTAATGACACCCCCAATATATCATCATTTTTCAGTTGCAGCGTGTAAGAGAACTTATAGCTTGCAATATAACTACTAAATAGCGCGACATTGGTGAAATGCAGGTGTGTGTTTCGACCACAAACAGGAATTTCCCTGGCCGTATGGGCCATAAAGAAGGGCAGATCTATCTAGCTTCTCCGTACACAGCTGCTGCATCTGCGTTGACTGGTTTCGTCACAGACCCACGGGAATTTCTACAGTAAGATTTTCGCAAACGAGCTCTACCTTTCTGAATGCTGCTTCTGAGATGATCCACCTCAAGCTCTACTTTTCTAAATGCTGCCATTGCCGATTCACATGTTGTGATGTGTTAGAACTTGTAATGTCGATGTAACGAGAGAAACGAACTTTTTAGAGCCTTCTACGTCCGTAATTGTAATAAACAGATCTCAAAGAAGTTAGTCTTGATGTAGCTGCTGTTGTTTAGCAATTGCTAGATTGAGTGTAAGAAACAGTGGTGCCTTAAGATTATTGTCTGTGTGCtggaatttatttttgaatttgtttGGATGATTTCTTGAGGTTGAGGAATTTGAAGTCCATGCATGAATTGTCGTTTTGAACTTTCTAAATGATTTGATTTAGTGGTTGTACTATTCATTTACCAGCaggttttaaatttattgcCAATAAGAAACAGTGGTTGTGAGGCTTCGTTTGTGGAGAGAGGTGAGAGTTGAATTTGTATAGAGGCGGTCTCTAGCAAGAGATGGGGCGGGGCGCGGGTTGAAGCGAGGTTGGGCGCAAATCAAGGGTCGTGGGTTGattgaaaaatatgaataattcaaagtaattattattgtaatgaaaattaataatcaaCATGAAGAAACGTGAACTTCCAATGGGTTTTGAACTTGGATCTACTAGGAAGGTGTAAAATGTATGTTATCATTGACCATAGTGTACTTATCGTATTCATTACgtaaatttgatttatgaagtAAAATGCGCGGGTTGGCTCGAGGCGCTGGGTCGACCCGTCTCACACGTGAGACCGAGTGTACATGAGTTTTTGTGaattgtataatatttttatttgattttacaTGTATTATTTTTCGGGTTATCTCATTTGTTCCTTTTTATAatcattttatattatattaatatgcatttacatatttttacaTTATTATCTTATCCCCTTAAATAATTATGTCGAAAAGAAATAGTTGAAATGAAGTGAGACCGATGAAGTATAATTGTAGAGAGTGTGTATATAAATGTTAGGTCAAaacatttttgttaaaaatgTCCATATATAAATTTGCCATTAAACCATAATAGTACTCCTTTCGTTTAACTTTATCTTACCTTTTTTTAATACTACTAAGAGGGTAAGATTTTAATGTAAATATAAATGAGCCTATATTTAATGTAGCATgtaattactaaaaaaaaaaaaaacaaatcgaaTCAAACATTTCAAAAAGAACAAGCCAAGTCAAATAGGACAGAAAGAGTATCATATATCGTGTGTAATTTCTAACGTTCATTTTGATCTCAGTGAATCACTGGCGATTTAAGTTTGTTACAAAAAAAGTAAAGGTTCATCTTTAAAAACTCTACACAACAATTCAAGAAAGAAAAATCCAGCGAAAATACTCTCCTTCCAAATCAACTAAAAGAATtgcataaaaaaatcaaattcaagaagAAAACCAAGTAAGACTCTTAGGCATTCTCATATATACATAAATTATGAGAATATAATGTATCCAGTAAAAGGTGTGTGACAAGTGACAGCAAGACCTTCACAAATTCTACAAGATATATAAAAGTACGTAAAAGGAAAAAACGTGAGGGTAGGTGCGGACTATAAATGCAGCCCctcaaatcaaaagaaaatcaagtaaaattataggaaaataaaataaataaatgaaaaaaagacTCGAACATGATCTGTAGCTCCTTTTTTACTCCATTTCAAGCAGTTACAACTTTGAGAGATGAAGCAGCAGTGTTCTATATTAGTTTGCTCTTTTGCTTCTCATTCCTTTCTTGGCACTTTGGAGCTGTAGACATATCATCACATATTTCATAATTTAGAAATCAAGATATATGAATGAAAACATAATAATTTCAAGGCCTAATTGCATCAAATCAacaacattaattaatttaatcactCATCAATTTCATTGcaattacaactttttatttttcttaattacaCATCCTCAATTGAGGATGCGTAATTACGAAAACTAAGTGGTGTAATTGCAACATTTTAAAAGTGTGAATATTGAAAATATGTAAACATTGTGTTATTTACGACGATCAAAAAGCATGTACGTACGTACCGAGTCCGTTGGCTTCAGACGTTCGCATGATTCGGAGTCGTTTAACAGTGTTGAGAAACATCCTGCTCGATGAAGAAAGAGTAATATGTTAGCCTCATCTTCACTTCTCAAGTTAAACTCGAGTTACTTGATGCACACCTATGCCTTTTAGAAATGAAAGTAGCcatttcatattgtaaagatgaAAAATAGCCACAGAGATAAAGAAAAGATAAAAATGACCATTTTAGCTTAAAGTACTAATTCACGATTAGGAAGCTCTGTGGCTGTTGCTTGTGAAATATTGTAGATAAAATAGGGCCAGTTCACGACCAAAGAAACCTCATGGCTGTGATAAAAATAGGGGTAAACTTTTATCTTAGTGGCTATTAATCTTTATCTTTACAATAGCAAAATTATTAATTCACTCTATATTTAATCCTTTAAATACTTAATCTGTGTATCGTAAATCTAATCTATCACCTAAAGTAAACGTCAAGTTGAAGAATCTAGACATACCCCCACGGAACGTCGCCCACGAGCATCCAATCGCCTTCTTTATCCTCGTACGTTAGCACGAACTCGGATGATCCATCCAAGAGCTTCAGAGGCTGCACAGCTTGTTCTTTTCCTCCACCTGATTGATTCATGTGCAGAGGCCTCAGATAAACATGATCACATTAATGAACTTACTCTTaacaataaaattagtaaagggtgtttactttggatgatatatatagTTTAGATACATAAAATGGTTTACTTTGATGGACTGAACAATTTATATAACCCTTGCTTATTTAATCATGTAATATTGATCCTTCAAATACTCGATCATATGAAGAGAAAACCTACGGGTCGATAGAGACGGATTGAAGAACATCTCCTCCAAGGCCTTGGCCAGAGTTTGGTAGCTCTTGTGAGCATTCAAATCAACCTTCCTCCCAATTGGCAAGCCATCCATGTTCACCTTCACGAATCCAAGATGGCCTCTCTCTTTGATGACGGAGGCGTCGTGTTTGTCGCCTCCGTGGTTGATCTTCTTCTTCGAGCTCTCGTCGCTCTCGCCTCCGGCAGCTCCCTTCTCCTCATCAGCATTTGAAGCCTTAGCATGGTTGAACAAGCTGTTCATCCTGTAAGACCTTATGGGAGGCCATCCAACAACCTGGCTGCTTCAACACAAAATTGAATCTCTATTAGTTGTGTAATGAGTGATTagcattaattaattgaagattAATCATCAATAATATAATCACTTGAGATTCAATGTACCAAACTTAGCGCCCCCactttttttcatcttttttcttCGATTTCAATTTTGTCtgttttagttatttttttatcatttaatttcacttttattaggtAATAATTCATTATTAGGGTTGATAAAGTCAAAGcacataattttctttttttaaaaataaattaaatataatttataatattattctaaattttagttttataaaatatattattaaagtAATGGATATAATTGTGGAACAAAATGGTACATAAAAAGTTATAGAATACTGGATCTCATCCCCAATATAACCATacttaaaattagaattatttGTAACATATATAATTCAAGTAAAGGGTTAAAAGGATATTTAAAGAAGTGCTCCacaataacttttttttttggcacaaTGGTTTGGGTGAAATGATGCAAAAAGCAAATTAAAGAAGACATAATAATTtcaaaagggaaaaagaaaagagaaagtgaATCTAAACATAATGCCAAATTATTATGAGATGGATTAAGACAACTAAGAGCTAACATGGGCTTTTAGAAccaaaggaaaaaagaaagtgGATGGTGTTTTGTGTTTTGTGTTGTCGTTCGTTGGAAACATTAATGATATCACTCtaatttatatgttttgtatattattttcattttcaattttcgGTTACCAGCCAAAAGAAATTAAACCATGGCCACTAATCTATCACGCGTGCACTAAGATTTACATAATATTTTGCAAATATTATATAAGAGAATAAAAATTAGTCAAGTCCATTGTGATGAGTATTGATGCAGTAAAACATATATTCAAATTCACATGTGAACTGGATATATACCATTTTACGGTAAAATGGTTAAAttagtaatttaaaataaaagaaaattataaagaGGTTGCTAGCTTGTGTACCGGGTCCAAAAGAAACATTaaacattaattttatatttgtattgCAAAGAAGAATAACTTTCCCAAAATCAACTATATATAAagaactaatttttttttatcagaaaaacgAAAGTAGAATAAAATAGAACcgaaggtaccagaggtaccacaAACCACAAACGAAAgtagaataaaatataaagaacTAATTAATTGCCAATCTCACTAAGGTCGGAtacttatttaaataaattatatataattctcCCATATTTCCCTCACACTTTTTGAAATTCAATAATCCGTATGTTGATCTAAATCTAATTAATGCCTAAATCTAAAGATATTATGTTTGAATTCACCCTTATAcgatttctaaaatgatttgtcaatcacaaaaaaaaaaaaaaaaatggcatgcaagtttctctctctctctctcctgacTCTAGTTACCTGACAGCAGCAGAAGCAGATCCTTCATCAACAGCACCTGATCTTTCTCTCTTAGTGCCGCCAGCAGCTGCTCTACCACATGCAAATCCATTTGGAAAATCCTTTGCCGTCAATATCCGACCATACTCACCCCATGCACAGCTCCTCCCCTTCTCCGCCGCTCCACCGCCACCATTTCCAAGGCTCAACCCTAAGCCCAGCTCAAGCTCAGCTTCCTTCGCcccaccgccaccaccaccgccaagTAAGCCGAGAGATGGTTCCATGACAtaaacaaaatcaacaacaaaatatggagagagagagagagagacagagagatagagagagaataagAAAGCAGTAGTAGAATTCGGTTCTTGAGAgtggaaagagagagggagagagagagagaagggttggGAGAGATAATGTAATGGAGATGGTGGAGATAGTCATGATAGTGGGACCCATTATGTCTGCTGCTAATGCGCCCAGCAATTTCTCTCAAGCTCTTCTTTTTGTTCTGCGCTTTTTTGATCCCACGATTTCTCGCTctagctagggtttgggatatGGTGCGCAATCGGTAGAATaaagatttattttaatttgttttggatGATAAAAAGTGTTAATTTATCAGTACCTGTTGCTAGTGTTGtattgataatattatctcttctAAGAAATTATAGATGAAACCATCGTCCAATACGGGAGCTTTTAGTTAATTATTAATAACTTGCTAAATATAGCTCaacttattatatatttgttaattaaattatttatataatgcTTATTGTAATAGTATGATCGATACAGTAATATCATTAGTACTGTGTTTCAAAAACAAGAATGTAACAAAAAATAGTTCTTACTTCGGAGTTCGGACTAATTATAacgttattaattaattgaaagtattattttaataattaaaccGTTATCCCTTTGCTTTAttttagacatcgacaaacttTTTATTATTGTGGAACTCTACAAAATATCAACATATATTATTGGCTTATTGCTATGGATTGatatacacaaattaataatactcCATAACTTAAGTTCTTCATAAAATAAAACCCAATAGTGAAATATATATGACATTCACCACagttaaaaagaagaagatgatgaggaggaggaaTATAATCTTAAACAATTAGTAATTAATTCCTTGAGATAAAAGTGgcattaattaactatttaaaCCACGTTTAATTAGTATAACTTTCCCGACAAGAACGTCTTTAGTTTTTCATGCTTGAAAATGTTGTACTC
It contains:
- the LOC130991885 gene encoding auxin-responsive protein IAA13-like, which gives rise to MEPSLGLLGGGGGGGAKEAELELGLGLSLGNGGGGAAEKGRSCAWGEYGRILTAKDFPNGFACGRAAAGGTKRERSGAVDEGSASAAVSQVVGWPPIRSYRMNSLFNHAKASNADEEKGAAGGESDESSKKKINHGGDKHDASVIKERGHLGFVKVNMDGLPIGRKVDLNAHKSYQTLAKALEEMFFNPSLSTRGGKEQAVQPLKLLDGSSEFVLTYEDKEGDWMLVGDVPWGMFLNTVKRLRIMRTSEANGLAPKCQERNEKQKSKLI